The window ACTGCAGCCGCTGCCAGTCCCCCTGAAGGATCTGTTGCCGCTTCTGACGCGTGAGTTGATGAAGCTCGCGGTAGACCGCGAGCTCTCCGTCCAGGGCCGCCTGCAGCGTGTCGAGGGCCATCATACGCGACCGCCAGCCAGACGATCGGCCAGCGAGCGAGCGAGGATCTGGTCCGCGATGGCGTACGCGTCCGGCGCGTACGTGCCTTCCGACACGCGCTGTTTCAGCTCGGCAACCCGCGCCGGGTCCACGTCCGGCATGGCCACCAGGCGGTCCAGCCACCGGCGGACCTCCTTCGCGTCCCGGCTGAACGAAACGCCGTCCTGAGCCGAGGCACCGACTTGGGGCGAACGGTCGTCGCGGCGGTCGGCTCTTTGCAGTTCGGTCAAATACGCTCGAGCAGCCTCATGAACTTGCCCGTGCGACACCTTCACGGTGCACGCCTCCCGTGGCGGTCACGGCCTCTGTGGCCTGCTACACCGTGTTTCGAGTGTCACGGGGAATTGTTGACCGTGATGGGAGGCCGATTCTGTGGGCGCGGAGCTCACAATCTCCTCGTCTCGTCGTTTTTCTTGATCGGACGCCTGTCGACGTCTTTCTAACATGAGCCGGGCACGACCCGCCGGACGGCGGCAACGGTCAGCTCATCAAGGCTTCGGCCGCTGACGGGGCGCTCCGTAGAACTGCGTCCGCCGAGGACGGTCACCGGCCAGCCCTCTTTGCAAGGCCGCGATGCAGGACGGGCAATACCGCCCCTCCGTGATGGGCCGGCCGCACCCCTCGCAGTGCAGCTCGGCGCGGACGCCGATCAGCCGCCCCTGCTTGAGGAACCGCAGGATGAGACCCGGCTCGACATCCAGCGCCCTCGCCACTTCTTCCACGCTGGCTTCCGGGTGGTCC is drawn from Clostridia bacterium and contains these coding sequences:
- a CDS encoding MerR family transcriptional regulator gives rise to the protein MLRNCRRCGALFDSSGPDVCPPCLAREEDVFRKVRAYVTDHPEASVEEVARALDVEPGLILRFLKQGRLIGVRAELHCEGCGRPITEGRYCPSCIAALQRGLAGDRPRRTQFYGAPRQRPKP
- the flgM gene encoding flagellar biosynthesis anti-sigma factor FlgM, with the protein product MTELQRADRRDDRSPQVGASAQDGVSFSRDAKEVRRWLDRLVAMPDVDPARVAELKQRVSEGTYAPDAYAIADQILARSLADRLAGGRV